The following DNA comes from Paenibacillus crassostreae.
GGTTAGGTTTTATATATCAGTATTACAAAAATGAAGGTTACTTTGTCAGTGGTCGAAATGAGAGCCTAGAGTTGAATCTATGTTATCTACTTGGCATTGATTATAAACAAGGGTATTCAGATGATTTTGATCACACATGGATTTTGAATAAAGAGTATATCGATCAAGATATTCCCGTGATCGTAGATTTAAATATTGAGTTTCTCCCATATTACAAAGGTTATTTTGATGAAGGATTTAGGTTTGGTCTGCACAATGCTGTATTAGTTGGATATGATCATGAGCATGCTTATTTATTGGATGATCGATTTATAGATGTAAAAGCAGTTCCTTTAGATTTATATAAATTATCCCGTTCGTTAGATAATTCATCCAATGCCCCAAGAAATGGTTGGCGAGTCATGCTACCTGCAGCTGGTATAGATATTCGATGTGACCAATTCACTTTTTTCTTAGCAGTGGAGACGATGGTTTACCGAATGCTACATCCTTTTGCTTTTAAAATGGGTTTGGAAGGCATTCGGATGTTCTTCCGTGAGGTTAAGTTATGGTCCAAGAATTCGTTTGATGATGTTAGAAGACAAAATTATCAGACTGCAAGTTTTCTTCTTGAAAAGTTGGGAACAGGTGGAGGTAATTTTAGACGCATGTATAGTCGCTTTATTAAAAATTCATCGGAACGATATCATTTAGACAACGAATTCAACATCGTAAGTCAAAAATATGCCATTCTATCTGTTGAATGGAAGAGACTATCACAATTATTAGATAAAATGTCGCTAGATGATTCATTAATTTTACAACAAGAGTTTTTAGATATTTCATCGTTTATTTACGAACAGGAGAAGGAAGCAATTTATTTGCTTAAAAGACTATTGGAAGAGGGATATCCTTATGATGCAAAGGGAAGAAATATTAAGCGTATTATCACATAGGTACCCATTTTTATTTGTAGATAAAATTAAAGAGATTTGTTATATGGAATCTGTTATTGGTTATAAAAACGTTACCGGTAATGAGCCATGGGTAATTGGACATTTCCCTGAAAAAGCAATATTTCCTGGAGTACTCTTAATTGAGACAGCTGCCCAAATATGCGGGTTCATTTTCTATGATCAACAAAAGAAAAATGTATTATCAAATTCCTATCTTAGTAACGTGAAAAACTTCAAATTTTTAAAGCTTATAAGACCAGGAGATCAACTTGAAGTTAGAGGACAATTTATAACGAAGGCCTTCAATTTTGCAGATATAAAATGTGAAGTTTATGTCGATCAACAAAAAGTTGCGGAAGGAAGTCTTCGATATTATTTCGAAAATATTCCAAATGAACAGGAAGTGAACCAATGAAGTTAGAGATTGCAGGTGCAGGAATAATAACTACTGCAGGAATGAGTGCAAACGAAATATTGCAGAATCATCAGATCGATCAGGCTAACCATGGTATTCAAAATATAACGTTAAACTCTATCGATGGGAATGCCCTAAGAAGAACTACGCAGTATTCTAAAGTACTCATAAAATCAGCTGAGTTAGCACTTGAACAATCGGGAATTGATTTAAATCAAGTGAACAAAGAACGGTTTGGAACTATTATTAACACCGTATATGGTCCAATTGAAACAAATTTGAAATTTGCCAAGAGTGTCTTAAAGGGAGATCCTGATTTAGCTAGTCCGATGGTTTTCTCGAATACAGTTACAAATGCATCATTAGGACATCTTTGTATTACTTTCGGATTTAAAGGAGACAGTACCTTTTTGATGGGGAGCAACCCGATCAAATACTCAGATTTTTTGTTTAATAAAAAAACGATTGACCATATTTTAGTGGCAGGAATCGAAGAATATTCCGAAGGTCTTGCCATGGAGTACCAAAATTTTTATTCGGACAATCTAAAGCATGCTCCGGCAGAGTGTGGCGCTGCTCTAGTGTTAAGGAATGAGACTAATGAGGATGCTCTTGGATATATTTATAAAAGTTATGGCATGAGCTTATTATCGAATCCCTATTGGGAAACTGCAAATGAGAATGAATTTATGGAGAATCTGAATCTTTTATATAAGGAAGTTACAAATGATTTTGAAGATATTGATCTTGTGGTATTAGGTGCGGTAGGTACGCCATTAGAAGAAGCTGAGAAAGAGTTTTATAGCCATTTAGAATTTCAATCTATTAGAGAATTCAAATCATGTATTGGGGAAGTTTTTGGCGCAAGTTTAGTAGCCTTTATCGTTTTAGCATTGCAAATTTTTAATGAAAATAGAGATATTAGAAAAATTGCTGTCAATCATTTGGATGTATCTATGAATTATTTCACGGTCATTATTGGGAGGGAGTGAGATGGAGATGTTACGAGGGAAAAATATTCTTGTGACTGGTGGCACACGAGGAATCGGGAAAAACATAGTGGAGTGCTTAAGTGCCGCAGGTGCATATGTATCGTTCACCTACACCCAATCGGAACATGAAGCACGTAAAATGGAACAAACGTTAGAAAATGTTAAAAGCTATCGTTTAGCGCTTAATGCGGAACATGTGGATCAGCAATTAGAAGAAATCGCAAAGGAACATCGGACGCTACATGGTCTAGTAAATAATGCAGGAATTACAAATGATGGATTAATGCTTCTTCAGTCTGAAGCAAATTGGATGAAAGTAATTGATATCAACTTAATTGGTTCTTATAAAGTAACGAAAGCGTTCATACCAGCACTACTAAAGCAAAAAGAGAAGGCATCGATTGTGTTTATGTCCTCGGTCGCAGGATGTGTTGGGGTTGCTGGACAGACCAATTATAGTGTTGCAAAGTCAGGTTTGATTGCAATGGCCAAATCACTATCCAAAGAATTAGCTCCGAAAAGGATTCGTGTGAATTCAGTATCTCCAGGTTATATTGAAAGCGACATGACTGATAAACTACATCCTACTCTTCGTGAGACCTACAAGAAGAATATTCCGCTACAACGTTTCGGTCAACCTGAGGAAGTCGCAAATGTAGTTCAATTTCTTTTAAGTGAACAAGCTTCATATATCACAGGTCAAAACATCATTATAGATGGAGGTCTTATAAGTTGATGGAGGCTTTGAAGCGAGTGATTGTTCTCGGTGGTTGTGGTTTTATCGGTTCTAACATGGTCAACGCACTGACGGAACGGAATTACGATTGTATTGTATTAGATAATAAAGTTGAAGGACATCCACTAGCCTTCACAAATTTTCATGTAGATATTCGAAATCGTACGGAACTTGAAACAGCAATTACTACTATTTTTGAAGAATTCGGTCCTATTGAGGGGACGATATTTGCATCAGGCATCTCGAGAGCTGGTCATTTGTTAGATCAAGATTTCGAAGAATTCCTTGAAGTAATTGATGTGAATTTCTTGTCCGTCGCCTATGCGACGAAATATATGCTTCCTAATTATATTAAGCAAGGCCATGGTAAGTTATTATTCGTAGCCTCTGTATTTGCTACAATCGTAGCTCCTGAAATGATTGCTTATAATAGTTCCAAAGCTGCGTTGTTACAATTTGCTAAATCTATTACGGAAGACTTTGCATCAAGTCATATTATCTCGAATGTCATATCTCCAGGCTTCATCTATTCTCCAATGGTTGATGATGTACTAAATCAAGTGGGGAAGAATCCTAAATGGATGCATTTACTCGCAGGTTTACCAAAAAAATATATTGATTTGGATACAGTAATACATACGATGTTATATTTATTCGAACAAA
Coding sequences within:
- the fabG gene encoding 3-oxoacyl-ACP reductase FabG; translated protein: MEMLRGKNILVTGGTRGIGKNIVECLSAAGAYVSFTYTQSEHEARKMEQTLENVKSYRLALNAEHVDQQLEEIAKEHRTLHGLVNNAGITNDGLMLLQSEANWMKVIDINLIGSYKVTKAFIPALLKQKEKASIVFMSSVAGCVGVAGQTNYSVAKSGLIAMAKSLSKELAPKRIRVNSVSPGYIESDMTDKLHPTLRETYKKNIPLQRFGQPEEVANVVQFLLSEQASYITGQNIIIDGGLIS
- a CDS encoding BtrH N-terminal domain-containing protein; the protein is MILNHVIDNHSIGVNCCTRSITTVLKSNNIEISETDVFGMSSGLGFIYQYYKNEGYFVSGRNESLELNLCYLLGIDYKQGYSDDFDHTWILNKEYIDQDIPVIVDLNIEFLPYYKGYFDEGFRFGLHNAVLVGYDHEHAYLLDDRFIDVKAVPLDLYKLSRSLDNSSNAPRNGWRVMLPAAGIDIRCDQFTFFLAVETMVYRMLHPFAFKMGLEGIRMFFREVKLWSKNSFDDVRRQNYQTASFLLEKLGTGGGNFRRMYSRFIKNSSERYHLDNEFNIVSQKYAILSVEWKRLSQLLDKMSLDDSLILQQEFLDISSFIYEQEKEAIYLLKRLLEEGYPYDAKGRNIKRIIT
- the fabZ gene encoding 3-hydroxyacyl-ACP dehydratase FabZ — encoded protein: MQREEILSVLSHRYPFLFVDKIKEICYMESVIGYKNVTGNEPWVIGHFPEKAIFPGVLLIETAAQICGFIFYDQQKKNVLSNSYLSNVKNFKFLKLIRPGDQLEVRGQFITKAFNFADIKCEVYVDQQKVAEGSLRYYFENIPNEQEVNQ
- a CDS encoding SDR family NAD(P)-dependent oxidoreductase: MEALKRVIVLGGCGFIGSNMVNALTERNYDCIVLDNKVEGHPLAFTNFHVDIRNRTELETAITTIFEEFGPIEGTIFASGISRAGHLLDQDFEEFLEVIDVNFLSVAYATKYMLPNYIKQGHGKLLFVASVFATIVAPEMIAYNSSKAALLQFAKSITEDFASSHIISNVISPGFIYSPMVDDVLNQVGKNPKWMHLLAGLPKKYIDLDTVIHTMLYLFEQNNSVNGANFILDGGYSIR